The window TTCGAATCCAataagaaaatattgtttatttaaaggGCCTTGTAGTAataccatttgttttttttaaagatcaaccgatcaaaacatgattttttttttacgcaaatggtgttgtttctttttaatacCATGACGCTAAAATCTAATATGATTTTATAATATGTTATGTTCTTTTGTGTGATTGCTTTACCTTTCTTGTGGGTTAAAAGCCAATGTCCACACAAGCCTTAGTTTAAAAATCTATCAGTCGAAAATGTATGAAGACAAAACTGTACATGGCTTTCTGTTTCTAAACGAATTAACATTATCAAAACAGTTCTTGTTTAACATGTTTAGGCTAATCGAACTGCTCAACTGTAAATGCCAAAACATTGTCGTAATGTACTTAATTCTAATACGCGAGACTAGACATTCCTCAGAAGTTCATTTGgcaagaaaaataattaaacaaataaataatgaagACATGTATTAAAACAAGTTGATATAGGCAAGATGATAGTACATCAGTATAGGGCCAGCTTAAACAGCCAATTGAGAACCAGAAAATTCATGCATTTTATTTGAACTTTCTTTAAAGCACATAATGTTCCCGTCAGTATGCCAGCGATTCCGTTTAAATCGTATTTAAATATGACCCCATGGTGGTGTATGGAGTTCATCAACGCATTCGAGTATGACATTTTATCATAACTCGTCAATGAGCTCACAGAAAGACCCCATTAAAGCTCCGCATTAAGCTGGGTACGAATAAAGAATGATCAAGCTGCCAAGATGGACGCCATGAGGCTGTTGTTTACATAATGTATACTGAGTTGTTATAGATGCTCTTTCAAATTTCACCCGGATTCCTCCGCCCGCAGGCGTTCTTTATTCTACACTTTACAATTGCCATCCTACAAAATGTTCCTGATTTGTTTTAAGGgttcattgttttttattttttattttttttttttttaaatcgaattagaagggaaaacaaaacccAACTGAAGCACTACGACATTGCAACTTCGTAGTGCAGAACAATAATTATTGCCTTCCGCAGATACTGCGCATTGAGACACGCATTGGTCCTATAGGTATAGTGGACAACGGTTACCGTATGGAATATCTTAATCatgaacaaataataacaaataattgaaaACATCTACACAAGTAAACACAAAGTATAATACATACCCCTCCTTTTTGCCGCCCTTTTTCATGTCTGTACGCTGTATCTGCCCTGATCATTCAAGTCAATGTCATACACATCTAATACCGACTGTTTATAACGATGAGTCGCTGACCAGAAAGACTTTTCCACGCACTTCAAAATTTCTGAACATTAACTGGTACAAGCATTGCCTTTTAATGAGATTGCAGAAATGTGGTCTGGTCTTATATCTGCCATCCGACTTCCTAGTTCCGGTATGGAACGAAATGATACTGAAAGTATGACATACACGTACACCGCATGAGTGAGTGATTGATTGAGTTAATTTATTCGGATATTAAACATACAGCAACAACAAGCCAACAATGTATACTTAAcaacagaagagcaaatgatGAATTAAGATAAACCAAAATAGAACACAAGGTAGAAATACTGTAGACAATTATTCAAGGATAGCCCAAAATGTAGTATAGAGAATAACAGTATTATTTTactcatgtaaaaaaaaaacttatgaaCTGCATGTATATACAACTCAATACTCAGCACCAAACAATGTGTTAATTTcaagaaaccatttgtttttgtttacacatcATCACCGACACCCGGACAAAACTAAGATCGCTAGTTGCAAAATGTTTAGTTAAGTAGGCTTTGAAACTATTTGTAACACAAtcaatgataatctctaaaacGTTGATTTTTACCAGTGTCTAGAAATGCAACACAAATagacagtgttttttttgttagaggTGTAAACAGCGTGCACATTTCAATGCGGGACACACGCTTCCTTTTGACCCCCCTTTGTTAGGTCGAGTGCAGTTCAATGCCACTTATATGAATCATTTTGGTACAAGTTTATGTGTTAATTAACATTTAGTTAATATGCGTAAAAATTAATATGTACATTAAAAGctctgaacactattggtaactactctaaataattgttagcatacaaacttactttgtaacaagcttggagagctgttgatagtataacacattgcgagattcggctccctctgaaataacgtagttttcgagaaagaagtaattttcctcgatttgatttcgagacctcagaattagcttttgaggtctcaaaattaagcatctgaaagcacacattttcgtATGACaatgacaagggcgttttttttcttccgttattatctcgcagcttcgacgaccaattgagtttaaatgcCGTCACAGTTTATTTTTGGAtgtgtgcacatgttgagacacaccaagtgagaaggccttcaattgagtaagaaattacccgtttctcaaaaactacgttacttcagagggggccgtttctcagaatgtgttatactatcaacagctctcaattgctcgttaccaaagttGTTACGCCAATATTTATTgtcagtaattaccaacagtgtccagtgcctttaagaacaatgGAAGCAGTAATCGGCAATCGTTGTACAATTTATTTAATCGCCTCTTTTTATGGGGGAAATATTCCAGTTATACCGGTACCGGTTATGATATCAAGGAAACGGCACTCTGCTGCGAGTTTCCTCTTAAGCTTCGACCACAAGTCTGTCGTTGGCAATATGTGGTTTACGGTTTCTGGTTtctggttgtttgttttgttggggttgttgttgttgttgttgttgttgttgttgttgttgttgtatttatatatatattttttctatcAATTGAGGTGAAATATACGGGTCAAAAATCAACCACATAGAATGTGCGTGAAATGGCAACATGGTTGtttattctttattttaaattaatacaAGACAATCCATTATTTGGATTCGTAAAGGTCGAAATCGACGAgagataaaaaaacacaactcgTAACCGAAActgaattgtttgagcttttaAAGGGCATGCATACACTAAACTGATTGTGTGGGAGTCTCTTTAAGCGAGCTCACATGAGTTTTCCCTGTGTAATTGCGAGTTCCTTAATCAGTAGGCAACGAGGTCTTTTTCTTCTAaatgatttttaatttgtttttctttaatggAAAACGTGAACACGCATCCGAACTGTCTATTTTTGTTCACCATAGTTCACCCACTTATATAAAAGGAGGGTACACCTTTGGTCATTACTCAGAAAATCAAAAAACTTTCTCGGTAAAGAGCAATGTAGAGTTGTTGATAAAATTGTTATAAAACGGCGTTTTCTGAAACGGTGAAAAATAACGCGGGGTGTGTGGTGGGGTTTACTATTTTTCATGggactccgatgaccggttgagcatTAATTTATACAGGTATGTTATTTCATgttaaatacagtggacaccattggtaattgtcaaagaccatcctctcactttgtgtatctcaacataagcacaaaatatcaagcctgtgaaaatttgagctcaatcggtcaccgaaattgcgagataatgatgaaagaaaaaacacccttgtcacacgaagtgcgttcagatgcttgatttcgaaacctcaaattctaaatctctgaggtatcgaaataaaattcgtggaaaattacttctttctcgaaaactacatcacttcagagggatccgtttgtCACAacgtcttatactatcaacagcttcccattactcgttaccaagtaaggttttatgctaatcattattttgagtatttaccaatagtgtccactgcctttgagtcAATACAAGTAAGGCTACGGCTGCTaatcaataattgtttttatacgTGTTGTGTCTTTGGTATACGTTGGTGACGGATTTTGTTTTGATCACTTGTACTTTCAAaagcaaattgttttgattcttttttttccttgtaGCAATCCATCCCAATGCATGATGTGCATTGTTATGCTCAGTTTGTGTAGTTTCtcttttgatgttgttgttggtgttgttaaATGTTACAACTCTTCTTCTACTTTCTATTATCTGCTTTCTGTTTGTGGGAGGGACTATCATAATACCACTAGTCATAATGAAACTTAAACcctggttaaaggcactggacactatcggtaattactcaaaaatattgctagcataaaagcttacttggtaatgagcaatggagagagctgttgattatataaaacattgttagaaacggctccctctgaaaaaaacatggtttttgaaaaaggtaatttttcactaaattaataataaaatacttcagctgaagcaatttgtatgcatctgaaagcacataaagtaacgcaacaagggtggttttttctttcagaattATCTTGCAAATGATCAATgaccaatgaccaattgagcttaaattgtatgttattttattcataattatgttgggacacaccaagtggaaatacgtatttgacaattaccaacggtctccagtgcttttaaccctttagtccctgcaccgcccaagtttctgaaaaccaatttttcaagattcttgcagtaaacaactggaatcgtagttcaatgtttaaaagatagcttaatatttatgcacaattgtttaccctttcggtaatgtttgtataaaagtacaagctcccattgggaacaataatcggctctcgaatatttttttgaattGCAACAAAAAAACTAGACGTGGTAAGAATTACAGCAGCTTCAGATAGTGTATaattcattttgagaaacagttcaTCGCGAAGTACTTTACGGATTTGGAAAAAACCATAACTTTTTattcccaaaatttgaatatatcaagcggtaacgcttctcagatcgTATTATTCTTCCTATGTTGACATAACATTCGCTTCAgagtttcggcgatatctcaaaatcgTGACTATCTTTTCAATTTTTCCCAGGTaaattttattgtatacaactaTATTTACATGGGAataaaaacaatcgaacggttaaaacaaaccaaaagttTACATTGCCTTTGATAAAAAATGAACAAGCGAAAGTGAAATAAGCCATCTTAACTTCGTACGACAGAGCAATAATGTTATGTACACACTTCTTGTTTAATTAATACACTTGTCATTCAGTCTCAATTGATAATTTTGAGCACTAGTGCAAACCTTGATTAATATAGTTCGTTGTAAAGAGAGTTAATACAATAATGTAAAAAGATATATTTCCgtgtatatttttaaaatttataaaaacatatatttaaGTAATCTGGCCTCACGTCATCAATCTAGACTCTCccttaaaaacacacaattaaaTTCAACTCAATATTtccgccatcttgtttttttcccccgatTCAATCAATTGAAAACCAGACTGAGGTTAGGAGTACTTAATAGTCAGAGCTATGTGTCGGTGTTTACTTTGTTACTACAGATAAGGAACCTGACTATAATAACTATAAAAACTCCCGGATAAGACTTGACCTAGATTTTGGGTGCCCGTGGGGTCTGACCTTTTTGGACGCTAAGGCACACCATGGTCGCTAGTATTTCCGTCTGCAGTATTTGCAATATCGCAGATTCCCCCACCCAACTATCTTGCATTTATGACATTATCTGCAGGTGTCTTTTCAAGCCACCATACTTCTACAGATCTAGTTGAGCGTAGAGTATTCGCCATCGTCGGTGTTCTCGAGCGAGCCGTACTCGTTCTCAGAAGCCTGATTTTTCGGTCTCGACTTGTTATTTCTGTTGTGGTGGGAACGATCGAAGGAGTTGTAGGTGTCGTCTCTGGGTACTGGAACCGTGAGACTGTAGTCTCCATCGTCAGCCGCTATTACGGGGTGTTTCACGCCACGGCCGGTACGGTTGATGACGTCGTACGCGTTGGTATCCTTGGCGTTACCCTTGCCGTGAATATTGCCATGTGCGGGAGACTGACCAGTGCCCTTGGGTACATCGTGTCTCATAGGGGTGCGGTCGACTGTGTTGTATGTGTTGTTGTCAGGGACGACTGCGTTGTTATGGCGAGGGGCTATCTTTCTTGCATTGATATCCAATGACTTGTATGTATGATCCTCTTGTGTGGTTTTGACGGCCTCAGTATCTACATCATGAGGAGCATTGGAGTTCTTAAGCTTGAAGTAGTAGTCGTCATCCGGGGTCGAGCTGTCATCGCCCTCGTTCCCCTCTGAGGTGGGAACATCCATGCCGACGTAGTTCCCATTATCACCACTCTTCTTTTTCGGTGATACGATTGGCTTCAGCACACGGGGTTCGGCATCGAAATCTACGTAATCGTCGTCACTGCCTCTTGGAGCCGATGGGGTTGTTGTCGAAGTAGCCGCGACAGGACGTTGCGGGACAACATCCTCCAGACCAACATACctatcatcgtcatcatcagtGACTTTCTTCGTTGGTTTACCTCGGTCGTTGTTTGGTATTGGCGTGTACACCAGCGGGTCGTCGTCATTAGTGTCCCTGGTACTCTTAGGATCGGTGTACACGTCATCGTCTCGCTTGGTGGTGGGGTTATACGCAGTGTAGCCGCTGGAGGCGATAGTGGCGTAACTCTCTCCAGTGTTATCTGGGTTCGGCGTGTAAATCGCTGGGTCGTCAATTTCGTTGTGATCCTTGATGGCGCCCTTTAAGCTCGTGTAAGGATCTGGTTGAGGATTGGGGCGATACGCTTCATAACCCCTTGGTTGGATGTCTGTGTAGGTATTTGTCCGAGACTCGCTCTTAACATCAGGCGCCTGTAACATAAAACAATGATCATATTTAGGcctataaacaaatacaaaataataagagTAACGAAATGCATCAGCAATTTTATGGATGAGGATTGCAGGGCCAAGTTCGGAGAGCGATACGCTTAATACGTGCAACTCCATCAGCTATGAAGTGCACCACCTGTAATTTATACCAAAGTAAACAGTTTCGTGGAAGGCAGGTTGCTCGGTTCCGGTGTGGCAGGAaattcagccccccccccccccctttagaATCAGTTTTCCCATACGGCAAActttgtacaaacttcttctgacagCGCCCTCCCATCAAATGGGACATAATCTCTGGCGGACAGATATCCCTGGGACGCAACTAGACTTACTTTCCACGAGaataacttaaagggacacaccggctcaccgtttacgcaatttaggggtgtataatcataaataatgtttttatagatggttgctgtaaaaaaaaaactaccacaATTTCTCGTACATAgcgaacaattatttaaaaaaaaaacaaagcggtaaaaggccagcgtatacgtgtttccagccgttgcaactgtcaaatcttcgtAACATTGTCGCACAATGTTGCAAggagactggtgctttgtttatatagcaacgttttactatgacgcagcataaggatccagtctatccatgTATTATAAACAACCAGCATAAATATACGGAGCAGGCAAATCTTCGACGATGGAGATAGACCTTCGTGCTTCAacgtacatccaaagatcgtcacgGAGAACACAGAGAAATTAGCCCAGAATATGATGGGACAGTGACAAGTCAATAAAGCATTCCTGGCCCCAATAAACTAGGCCTACTACCGCATAGCCATTatgcagtttggaatgcgatcgtggcgttacGTGCCCCCGacgtgccaggacccaatttcataatgcctattcctacctccatggtatagtggcacaacaatttgcttagcacaaaatagtattgcatagcagaaactaattaccagccaaatctaaattaaatttgaaaacttgtggctggtgcccaactTAATTTTAAATAGTAAAGAATTTTtgtaagcatttttttctgctaaacagatgaAACCATGAAACTGAACAATGGGCCCTGTTGTTCcattattcacagtgaaagattttttttatctcGGGGGAAGGGAATCTCGAGGGATTCAAAAGCCTCCTTGtgtgaatgtattttgaaacgtaagcgtagctgcaaatcttgaaacgtaagcctagcttgactcaggattgaaagcgtaccttttgattgTCGGGGTGAGCGCCAAaatttcgcaggtttgttactttgtgcataatgttgagatacaccaagtgagaagactcgtcttttTTATTGCTAAAGGTGTCCGTGGGTCGATTTCagaaagagttaggactagtcctaacttaggactagtcctaggaggtatacacattgcatggatagtcctaagttaggacgagtaactggtcctaactcgagataagactagtcctaactctttgtgaaatccaccccaggtgcCTTTAACTATATACAAACATGTTGAACCCACCTTTATGTAAGTATAATCTACTGAGTTTTCTCGTTCGTCTCCGATGGCATACGTTGGGTTGCGGGCGCCATGGACACAAACGCCTTGAACTGGTTTCAAGATCAGATCGTTTTGCTTTGAGAGCTCGATTTCATCAAAGCCGTATGTAGGGTTGTCTGGAGAGAAAGTGCAAATTGTATAAGATAACGTACTTCAGtctttttaatagatgttaaatttgcatcggggacacagaatattcatttggtttttacacatatacaccgatgtgtgtttagcactgtatactcagtacttacccgagttctatgaaaataaatcacaggcatattactcggctgagattcgaacccaggacccttgcagttctagagcagtgtcttaccaactagatatcccgatagctagaggcagttcaaatcctatgtttaagCAGCGGGTATACTGCAAACGATTTTGATACTTGATTCTTTATTAGGTATAAATACTAGGCGTACTGCCAATGTGTAAGTTCTCCGCTTGCTGTGTGACCAGGTAGACTTTGTGTATTAATGTCATCACGCCGCCATCTTAGATCGAAATGATACTACGTGTACAATCGAAACACACATTATGCACTCGCGGCGCACAAGATGGACCAATTAACAACCTTGTTTTGGGAACAATTAATGCGTTTTCATTGTGACTGTGCTAAACTGTTATAAAAATAATTCGTCGATATTTAATCATAAGACAATCAAGCCTTTTTAATAATCTATAAAACTTTTAATAGTACAACATTGTTGTTGCTTTTAAAGACGCCATCTTTGGTCCAACACACGCGCGGATTTTTGGACCAAAAATTTTGTCTAGTCGCAAGTTGTCGCAACTTgctcaatacacagctctggaCTTATCCGAactaacagcgccctcttggggGTGATTAAATCATTGCAAGGAATGTCAAGGAAAATTGATTACAAACTGCTATCTGCCAGAACATACGACCAGCAGTCCACATTGATCTGAGAGACAAAGCACCTTCAGCAAATCACTTACCAGTTTCAGTTTGTCCTGAAGCCCCGGGGTTCTTTGCTGCTCGTAAATTGCCAGATCTGTTAAGAGTGGAGGTTGCAATGGgggacaaaaacacacacaacttgaTTAACGGTtacataataaaccacaatcAAACTTTTAGAACTCAGCGTGTCGTCTTGAGCGGCGCATACATTCTTTGTTGATATAGTGTGGCTTGGAAGTGACGTCACGGGCTATGCCATGGGAGTAATCAGAGCCCTGTTTAAGTCCTGGTCAGAGAGTACATCCGACCCCTAAgcagtaatattttaagggaagcgtTATACCATCTTAATCTTCAAACTCTGTATGTTTattgttaatctgtggacattgtgttttgtggtacaaaaaagtacccaaacccttgaaGTTTAGAAGTCCAGACTTGCCTCTCCGACCTTTCCTCTGATAGTTTTCTTCCCTTTCTCCTCCAAACAAAGCACGCCACAACGAGCAGCAGCACAACAAATACTATGGCTGGAATGACACCAGCAGCAATTGCACCGCCGTTGCTAGCCGCATTTTCGCCTGGACTAGTCTTCACACCAGCAGTGGTAGAGGGCGGTAGAGTGCTATCATCAGTAGTAGTCGGAACCGGTGACATGCTGGTTGTCATCTGTGAACCTGTTGAAATTGGTGTTGCAGACGTTCCATCCGATGGACATTGGAATCCAGCGTCTTCTCCTGGTTTTATGATAGTGAAATTCGTCTCGTATAAGCTACTGGAGCATGAACAATTGAAACCAGACGGCCACACTACTTCTGgatctgaacaaaaataaacaattcgaAGTGGTTTACAAGAAGCAGAGGTGGAACTAGGAAAACCAATTTCGTGCCCCTTTTCAAATTGGAAAGTGTAATGTTTTTTTGGGACAtgttattttaacttttttaaaaCAGGTGGTGCATAACATTCTTACCTTTGATATTGATATTGCAAAAGCCACAGCTGCATTCAACCGTTCCATCGCTGccaattaaacaaacatttgagGAGAAACGAAAACAgaatttagttttaatttataGGCATCCACTTACGCACAAACTAAGAGATTTTGACAATACATTGGACATCGAGGCTGAATCAGTTTCTTGCTGTTTTCCCCTTTCTCGTTTAACTTTTATTCAAACTAAGGAGACAAACAAAGGAGTTACACAAAACTGAATGTTATTTCAGAACTTGTGTTGCGTTGTGATTTAACTTACGTTTCCTTGTAGCAGCTGCATCCCTCGACATTATCTCCAGTATTACATATACGGAGCACAGGAGTTGAGCTACCGTCGCCGGCATTAAAATACAGGGCACCATGCTCAGTAAGACGCATCAAATCATAAGGAATTGAAGACTGGCACCAATCAGTCCCTGCatctataaacaaaaatgagaCGACGGATCCGTCCCCCGGAGAACATAAGAAAATTAGGAAAGTGCATGGTgccatcatcgtcatcatcatcatcaccgtCCCCCATCTTAATCACTGTAATCATCGTCATCATTATAATCATAATCACCACGAGCGGTCGGCCGAGACCGTAAAATtcattcaagtcccattctcgtgctAGGTCCCTAAACACATAACGCGCCAACACACGCGCCAGTTTTGACATGGATGGACCTTCTTcgcagcacaacccaatgggcagGCTAGTCTGGCACCTCGTGTTCGCCCATGCGTTTTCTGGgggaacaaaatggcttctaattgCACATTGTCGTAACTCTCCCAATATACGGCTCTGATAGACCTAACACCAGTCCGCCCTCACCGTCAAATGTAGCCATTGCAGTACCGAGCACGGAACAGGtttgggaatgcagagcatcacaaaacagttttCTGACGATGGCACGGGATTAGGGACTTGAGCCAAGTCTAACGAGACAGAAGCATTTTGCGATCAATCTGCACACAAGCAATTCACTGGAACCTCGGACTTGTCTGTAAGTAGTAGTATACTTCTTGTACAACAGATTAACGGCActatacacctttggtaattgtcaaagaccagtgttcttttggtgtatcccatcataagcataaaataacaagcctgtgaaaatttaggctcaattggccatcgaagttgctagaaaattatgaaaaaaaaaacacccttgttggacgaatttgtatgctttcagatagaaataaaagacttctagctagaagtcttttatattattttagtgagaattacttctttctccaaacaacgttacttcagagggagccatttctcacaatgttttatactatcaacagctctccaatgctcgttaccaagtcagtttttaagttaatatttgttttgagtaattaccaaacgtgtaccttcccttaaacgTAGTGATGGCTATTACATTTATTTCGTGTTGTGGGAAAATAAAACTTTACTATGAAATATGaaagcaaaataaatttaacaacttCAACAAAGAAAACCAAAGAAGAATTGACCTCCGTTTCGAAATACTTAAGAATGGAGTCCAACTGACGTGTGCGTTACCATTAACCTGTGTAATGGTCGCACATTGATGCTGTCGGGCATGATTGACATaggggtttctaaaaaaaaaagcatcctGATAAGTCTATTGGCCTTTTCCAAACCTTGGTTTGGTCTCCGTTAATCCGGacgtcgttggttcaaatcctgctctaataaatatgtctttgtttgtttaatcaCATGTCATTTAAAATATacccggtcagtttcccttgtgatttagtTTTGGATTCGAAGTTTAGGTAGACAAAAATTACACGAAGCTTAAATTAATATTACTattccattttctttttctttttcgaaacagcaaaacaaaaaccataccTGGTACAAATGATCTCGGAGTTCTTCGTTCACAAATATGACCAAATAGTCGATCACACTGAAAGTCATTCCAATTGAAGTCTCCTTCATGTGTCATCCGAAAGCATTCGTTACCGTGGTTGCCGTTAGAAGACTCAAATGTGTCAAACAGGGCTGGGGTTCCGTCCATCCATTGATACGTGCGAGTAACATTCAGACCTATCCAGTATTTTCCATTGGGAAAATGACTTTGTATGTACTCCAGTTCCTCGTCCGTTTCGATGTACAGCAGGTGTCCTCCCCAGGCACTGCACGCAGCAGAGGCTTCGTCACGTGTTTTCCATTTAAAAGCCTTGTAGCAAGAATCCTGATACATGTATCCACAATCTTGTCGAATAAGTACAAATCAATTTATTAACATGTAGtacattacacaaaataatattttcatatACGTTCTTAAGAACACCCCCAACCCACCCCAACCAAAAAAAGGCGACCgttacatatatatttttttaatattcacaattttgttttaaccggTTTTAAGAAATCTTCGCATCATTATTTAGTATGTCGTTCGAAAACGAATCAATCAAATCGTTTGCACGAATGATCTTGAAtcaagttttcttttttgttgtttcttttctttgccccccccccccgttttaaattttgttcgggagggggagggggtattATTCAGGTGTGACTATGTTCCCATGTATTTATTAGTAACTCTTTGACTAACTGTTCCACGTACGTTGTACGCTCAATATTCGTGTCTTTACCGTATAGATTATTTAAAGCTGAAATCATGCTCATTATTAACATACCCTTTTCACAGATAACATTTTTGACGTCACTGCAATCGTATGTTTGAATTACCACATATCCCCAAAACTGAGTAAGAAAAACACAGTTGCCACCAACGTCCTCGATTGGAAGCAACCCTGAAGCTATTGATGTATTCCCGTCCATC of the Asterias rubens chromosome 3, eAstRub1.3, whole genome shotgun sequence genome contains:
- the LOC117287991 gene encoding uncharacterized protein LOC117287991; this translates as MTSGNRLKFVLISLTAWTVLSSVGGEGTGIGGDGTRFRRRRDDHGGYPDENEVTTCNCASQSSNLECKTPISDCDEDEVHLDGSCYRFETVEKSRDESVQDCIQHNSHLVYVETREEQRFLATNLSGDDSLKNTDYWLGLVSVDVTYIWMDGNTSIASGLLPIEDVGGNCVFLTQFWGYVDSCYKAFKWKTRDEASAACSAWGGHLLYIETDEELEYIQSHFPNGKYWIGLNVTRTYQWMDGTPALFDTFESSNGNHGNECFRMTHEGDFNWNDFQCDRLFGHICERRTPRSFVPDAGTDWCQSSIPYDLMRLTEHGALYFNAGDGSSTPVLRICNTGDNVEGCSCYKETDGTVECSCGFCNINIKDPEVVWPSGFNCSCSSSLYETNFTIIKPGEDAGFQCPSDGTSATPISTGSQMTTSMSPVPTTTDDSTLPPSTTAGVKTSPGENAASNGGAIAAGVIPAIVFVVLLLVVACFVWRRKGRKLSEERSERSGNLRAAKNPGASGQTETDNPTYGFDEIELSKQNDLILKPVQGVCVHGARNPTYAIGDERENSVDYTYIKAPDVKSESRTNTYTDIQPRGYEAYRPNPQPDPYTSLKGAIKDHNEIDDPAIYTPNPDNTGESYATIASSGYTAYNPTTKRDDDVYTDPKSTRDTNDDDPLVYTPIPNNDRGKPTKKVTDDDDDRYVGLEDVVPQRPVAATSTTTPSAPRGSDDDYVDFDAEPRVLKPIVSPKKKSGDNGNYVGMDVPTSEGNEGDDSSTPDDDYYFKLKNSNAPHDVDTEAVKTTQEDHTYKSLDINARKIAPRHNNAVVPDNNTYNTVDRTPMRHDVPKGTGQSPAHGNIHGKGNAKDTNAYDVINRTGRGVKHPVIAADDGDYSLTVPVPRDDTYNSFDRSHHNRNNKSRPKNQASENEYGSLENTDDGEYSTLN